The Limnospira fusiformis SAG 85.79 genomic interval TCAAGAAGTAAAAGAGTTATTGGGATTAGTTTGGGATTTTGTCCTCAATGAAAAGGATTTTAACTATCCCAAAGTTACGGCTATCTTTTATGCTAATAATCTGACTCAAGATGATTGGGGAAATATTAGTGGGACACGAGGTAGAAACACTAAAGTAACGGGGATGAAAGTAAGTGGTAAACAGAAAATGGCAGCAGGTTGGGTAGCCTTAATTGATGACTATCTATATAAACAGGTTTATCAGATGATTATGAAATTTTCGATTTAGCTAAAAGCTGAGGGTCACTATCGGAACGATAGTAGATCATTTCCTTGCTAGTTTTTCCGGCTACACCTTTTAAGTATAGCAATGGCTTGAACGGTAGATAATCACCACAATGACCTTCACAAAATATAACTTCTCCCTTCCTATTCTTAGACCATGTGGCTAGTTTTTGATAATCAATGAGTTTACTTCCATAGCGATAACCTTCCCCAGAAGCGTCTTTATAGGGTGGGTCAATAAACCAAGTTGCTTCTATATCGGGGGCTAATGTATAATCTCCACAGATAATCTTCCAGTGCTTAATCTTAAATAAGTTTTCGCACATATATCTTTTGCTAATCTGCCAATTTCTAGCTAGAACCGCAGTCACTTTAATAGTTTTATAGTGAAATGCCATTTTCGTGGCTGCATGAATAATATGAAGAAATTCGGAACTCTTTTCGCCGATTTCTAAGTCAGGTAAATTGTTGATTACTTGGGGCGTTGCTTCTTCAATTAACCATTTCCAAATCTCGGAGACGCTCTCATCTTTTCTACTAAAAAAACATCTTTTTGCCAGTTTTCTCGGTACAATGAATAAGCTGCCGAACCGGCAAAAGGTTCCACGATCGCCTCAAAATTAGGAGAAGGATAATGCTTTGCTATTTGCTTTTTTCGGCCGTAGTAGTAGAACATAAGTGCCTAAGTTTAGCTATAAAAAATCCATCCATTTGGTGACGATGGGGCCATATTTTCAGCCAACCTTCCTTAGTCGGTTCCACCGGAAGATCTATATTAGGAACCTCTACACGCCAGGTGGGATGACGACTTAAAAAAGATGCGATCGCCCATTCATTTTCCTGGGGGTGTAAAGTACAAGTGGCATAAACTAACACCCCTCCCGGCTTCACCCAATGACTGACCATCTCTAATAATTCTGCCTGAAGTTGAGACAATTGCCGAATCTGATCGGGAGTTTGTCGCCAACGCGCATCAGACCGCCGATGCAAGGTCCCACCACCAGAACAAGGTGCATCTAATAGTACGCGATCGGCTGTATTATTATATTGTGGAAAATGACGACTATCTCCCACTTCCACCTGAATCGATCGCAACTTGAGGCGCTTAATATTCTGTTGTAAAGGTTTTAGCCGTCCCGGGGAGCGATCAATAGCAATAATTTTACCATTATCCCCCATCAGTTCTGCGATATGGGTAGTTTTTCCGCCGGGGGCGGCGCAGGCATCAATTATAATTTCCCCAGGCTGAGGATCTACCACATATCCTACCAGTTGGGCGGATGCGTCCTGAACCGTCCACCAACCTTGATCATATCCCGGTAAATTGGCGATCGCCCCCACACCATAAGATAATCGCCAACCCTGGGGAAGTTTGGGAATAGGCGATCCGATGATTTCCCGTTGTTGAAAGGCTGTTTCCACCGTTTCCAACGTAGTCGAGAGGGGGTTAATCCTTAAATCTAAACTAGGGGACTGATTAAACCAGTCACAGAGTTGTTCAGTTTGAGACTCCCCCAACTCCTCCAACCAGAATTTGATCATCGAGTCGGGGAAACTGTGGAGAATACCCAGCCGAGAAACGGGATTTTCCGGTAACTGCAAAATTGACTCGAGGGAATTTCCCGCCTCCAACAGGCGCAAATACTGACGTAGGAGACCATTAACAAACCCGCCTAAACCTGATAAGTGGTTGACTTTGGTTAGGTCTACAGTGGTATTCACCGCCGCCGACGGGGGAATATTCGTGCTAAAGGAGAGTTGATATAATCCTAAATGCAGAATAATTCTCAGATCTGGCGGCTGTTGGTGGGCGGGTTTTTTGGCTAGGCGATCAATAATTGCATCGAGGGTTCGCCTGCGTCGGGTACAACCGTAAACTAATTCTGTTCCCAGGCGGCGATCGGCATCTTTGAGATCAGCCTGACGCAACTTTTCATCTAAAACTAGATCAGCAAATGCGCCCCGTCGTTGAATGTCTCGGAGGGTGACAAAAGCTAATTGGCGAGGATTATCAGTCACAGCAGACTCGATTTTTGTACAAAAGGGGGCTATTGAGGGCTGGCATCATGGAAAAGCGATCGCACTTTACCAACTCTTCCAGAATTGTATCAAAAATCATCGGATTTTTCTAGCCGCTCAATTCCAAAGCACATATACAACTTTCCTGGTGTAGCCACTGTTCCCCCACTTGTTTCATGGCCAAAATTACAGGTTTTAGTTCCCGACCTTTAGCAGTTAGAGAATATTCCACATGGGGAGGGATTTCTGGGTAAACGGTACGGATTAATAAGCCATACTTTTCTAACTCTCTCAATCGGATAGTCAGGGTCTTTGTGCTGATACCTGGTAAGGCTTCAATCAATTCATGGGTTCTCATGTCGCCTCGGAATAACTCCCGCAAAATTTGGACTGACCATTTGCTACCAATGATATCCATTAAAAACTGAATGGGACAAATGATCTCAGCGCACTGTTCCCGTCCATAGGGGGCAACGGATTCGTAATATTTCTTAACTTTCATTTTAAGCTCCTGATCCGCTTAATCTTTTTTAAGAATAACCTATATTCCAGACAATTCACCATAATTTTAGTCTGGTAACTATGGCTGAGGGTGATCAGGAGATGTCGTTTTATGAGAAAAGACATATAATAAAAGTAGCCACCAAAAAAATAACGTTTAATCGTTCACCTAGATAAGAAATCCCTGAAAACCGGTTTTCTGTGACCGCATAAAATTGGGGATCAAGGTAAAAACCATTTTCAATAACTGCCTAAAACTCGTAACCCAGGAGGATTAAGGGTTTCCATCCCGTCCTTCATTTGTTTCTGATTAAATTTGATAAACCGGAAGCCGCCAACTTGATGACGGCCACTTTAATTTGGAGTGTTTCAGCCCATGTTAAAACTATTTGCCAATAAAAAAGCCCAGATTAAGCAAAACAAAACTCTGATTTTATGGTTTGAAGATGTGCGACTTGCTGACCTTCCCCTAGTGGGTGGTAAAAATGCTTCCCTAGGGGAGATGATTCAACAACTGGAATTGCGGGGAATTAATGTTCCCCAGGGTTTTGCGATCACCGCCGAAGCCTATCGCTATTTTATTGAATATGGCGGTTTGGAAAGTGAGTTGCGATGGTTATTGGCTGGTCTGGATATTGAAGATATTAAAAACCTGCGCCAGCGGGGGAAAGAAGCCCGATCGCTAATTGTTAATACCTTGTTACCCCCCGATCTTGAACAGGCGATCGCCATAGCCTATAAACAACTGTGCGACCTATATGGTAATGAAACAGATGTAGCAGTGCGATCGTCAGCCACCGCTGAAGATCTCCCATCAGCCAGCTTTGCGGGACAACAGGAAACCTATTTAAATATTCACGGTATCAAGGGAATTTTAGAAGCGACCCGCAAATGTTTCGCCTCCCTATTCACCGATCGCGCTATTTCTTACCGTAGCCTCCAAGGTTTCGATCATTTTGATGTAGCCCTATCTATTGGCGTACAAAAAATGGTGCGATCGGACCTAGCCACTTCCGGGGTAATGTTCTCAATTGATACAGAAACCGGATTCAAAAATGCCGTCATCATTACCGCCGCCTATGGCTTAGGGGAAACCATAGTCCAAGGGACTGTCAACCCTGATGAATTCATGGTATTTAAACCCATGTTGCGGGAGGGTTTTCGACCCATTATCGCCAAGCGTCTGGGTAGTAAAGCCGTGAAAATGGTTTACGATCGCCAGGAAGCTACCCGCCTTATTCCCGTCCCAGAAACCGAAAAACAAAAATTTGCCCTAAGTGATGAGGAAATTCTCAAGCTGGCTAAATGGGCGCAAATTATCGAAGATCACTATAACCAAATTCGGGGCTGTTATTCCCCCATGGACATTGAATGGGCGAAAGACGGCCAAACTGGGGAATTATTTATTGTCCAGGCGCGTCCCGAAACAGTCCAATCTCAAAAGTCCGATCGCATTTGGCAACAATATCACCTCCAAGGTACAGCAGAAGTCTTAGTCGAGGGTCGCGCTGTAGGCGATCGTATTGGTCAAGGTAAAACCCGCGTTTTGCTTAATGTCCAGCGCATTCATGAATTTAAACCCGGCGAAATTTTAGTTACCCAAAAAACAGACCCCGACTGGGAACCAATTATGAAAAAAGCCTCCGCCATTATTACCAACTCCGGCGGTCGCACCTGTCATGCGGCGATTATTGCGCGAGAAATGGGCATTCCCGCCATTGTCGGCTGTGGTAATGCTACCGATATCTTACGCACCGGTCAAGCCGTAACCGTTTCCTGCGCCGAAGGCGAAGTCGGTAAAGTCTATCAGGGTTTAGTACCTTTTGCGATCGCCAAAACCGTATTAGACGATTTACCCAAAACCCGCACCCAAATTTTACTCAATATTGGCAACCCAGCCGAAGCCTTTAGCCTTGCTTCTCAACCCTGTGACGGCGTAGGACTAGCGCGACTAGAATTTATCATTGCTAATCAGATCCGAGTCCATCCCCTCGCCTTAATTAACTTTTACCAACTCCAAGATGAAACCGCGCGCCAGGAAATTGACAGACTCACCGCCGGATTTAATAGCAAACCCGACTATTTTGTTAGTCAACTCGCCCAAGGAATTGGCACTATTGCTGCTGCTTTTTATCCCAAACCCGTCATTGTACGCATGAGTGATTTAAAAAGTAACGAATACGCCAATTTGCTGGGAGGGCGACAATTTGAACCCCTCGAAGAAAACCCCATGATTGGTTGGCGGGGTGCGTCTCGGTATACTGACCCCAAATATCGCCCAGCCTTCGCCTTGGAATGTCAAGCGATCAAGCGGGTTCGCGATGAAATGGGATTAGCTAATGTCATTCCCATGATTCCTTTCTGTCGCACCCCCGAAGAGGGTCAGCAGGTCTTAGCAGAAATGGCAAAACATGGCTTAAAACGCGGCGAAAATAGTCTGCAAGTTTATGTCATGTGTGAGTTACCCAGCAATGTTTTATTGGCTGATAAATTTTGCCAGGTGTTTGATGGTTTTTCTATCGGTTCCAATGATTTAACTCAGTTAACTCTCGGTTTAGATCGTGATTACGGACTGGTAGCCCACATTTTTGATGAACGCGACGAAGCCGTTAAACGCATGATTAAAATGGTCATTCAAACGGCGAAACGTTACGATCGCAAGATTGGTATTTGTGGTCAAGCCCCCAGTGATTATCCTGAATTTATCCGATTTTTGGTAAACTTAGGGATTGATTCAATTAGCCTCAACCCTGATTCTCTACTCAAGACCCTACTAGAGGTCGCCAAAATCGAGAAATAGGAGATCTGATTTCAGTTCAATATAGCAGTTTATCCTTTATCCTAACCCTCTCCTCCTTCTATGGCTCCCTATACCACAGGGACAGAGGGGGGTGAGGGAGTTTTTATGAGCGATTATTTATACCCCCCTGGGGGGGATATCCCCCCCAAAATCTCCGTATTTTCACTAAAAAATTTGCATAATCTTTATAAAACAAATAAATTATTTAAAGATTTAGTAAAGATTGCCAATTTGGCTGGACAAAGAACTGATAACTTTTCCATAATAGAGTCATCAGCTAAAAAGTTATGAATCTTCCAGGACTCGCATCTTACTGAACTGCTATCTTAAAACTTACGGAGACCAACCCCCATGAAATCCACAATCCTTGCAGCATTTACAGCCGTCACAACTACCCTAGCCGTTGCTGGTTCCGCTGCTGCATTCACTATTCAACGAGCCGATGAACACTTTCAAGGGCTGATTAACTCCGGTGTTTTTAATGACTATATCCACACCGAATATCAAGCCCTAGACCCCTCATTTGTTTCTAGTCGTCAGCTAGATTTGAGTAAACTAACATTAGATTTCAACCATGAAGTGAAAGTGCATTTCCTCAGTGAGGGTGCATGGTATCGCAACTAGTTATAGCATTAGTCAAGGTGGTTAGGACGCAGCTTTGAGAACGGAATCCATGGCATCATGGAGAGAATCAAACTGCTCAATGCAGTGGCGAATACGGGCTTTCAGCCA includes:
- a CDS encoding winged helix-turn-helix transcriptional regulator; this translates as MKVKKYYESVAPYGREQCAEIICPIQFLMDIIGSKWSVQILRELFRGDMRTHELIEALPGISTKTLTIRLRELEKYGLLIRTVYPEIPPHVEYSLTAKGRELKPVILAMKQVGEQWLHQESCICALELSG
- the ppsA gene encoding phosphoenolpyruvate synthase, with amino-acid sequence MLKLFANKKAQIKQNKTLILWFEDVRLADLPLVGGKNASLGEMIQQLELRGINVPQGFAITAEAYRYFIEYGGLESELRWLLAGLDIEDIKNLRQRGKEARSLIVNTLLPPDLEQAIAIAYKQLCDLYGNETDVAVRSSATAEDLPSASFAGQQETYLNIHGIKGILEATRKCFASLFTDRAISYRSLQGFDHFDVALSIGVQKMVRSDLATSGVMFSIDTETGFKNAVIITAAYGLGETIVQGTVNPDEFMVFKPMLREGFRPIIAKRLGSKAVKMVYDRQEATRLIPVPETEKQKFALSDEEILKLAKWAQIIEDHYNQIRGCYSPMDIEWAKDGQTGELFIVQARPETVQSQKSDRIWQQYHLQGTAEVLVEGRAVGDRIGQGKTRVLLNVQRIHEFKPGEILVTQKTDPDWEPIMKKASAIITNSGGRTCHAAIIAREMGIPAIVGCGNATDILRTGQAVTVSCAEGEVGKVYQGLVPFAIAKTVLDDLPKTRTQILLNIGNPAEAFSLASQPCDGVGLARLEFIIANQIRVHPLALINFYQLQDETARQEIDRLTAGFNSKPDYFVSQLAQGIGTIAAAFYPKPVIVRMSDLKSNEYANLLGGRQFEPLEENPMIGWRGASRYTDPKYRPAFALECQAIKRVRDEMGLANVIPMIPFCRTPEEGQQVLAEMAKHGLKRGENSLQVYVMCELPSNVLLADKFCQVFDGFSIGSNDLTQLTLGLDRDYGLVAHIFDERDEAVKRMIKMVIQTAKRYDRKIGICGQAPSDYPEFIRFLVNLGIDSISLNPDSLLKTLLEVAKIEK
- a CDS encoding 16S rRNA (cytosine(967)-C(5))-methyltransferase — protein: MTDNPRQLAFVTLRDIQRRGAFADLVLDEKLRQADLKDADRRLGTELVYGCTRRRRTLDAIIDRLAKKPAHQQPPDLRIILHLGLYQLSFSTNIPPSAAVNTTVDLTKVNHLSGLGGFVNGLLRQYLRLLEAGNSLESILQLPENPVSRLGILHSFPDSMIKFWLEELGESQTEQLCDWFNQSPSLDLRINPLSTTLETVETAFQQREIIGSPIPKLPQGWRLSYGVGAIANLPGYDQGWWTVQDASAQLVGYVVDPQPGEIIIDACAAPGGKTTHIAELMGDNGKIIAIDRSPGRLKPLQQNIKRLKLRSIQVEVGDSRHFPQYNNTADRVLLDAPCSGGGTLHRRSDARWRQTPDQIRQLSQLQAELLEMVSHWVKPGGVLVYATCTLHPQENEWAIASFLSRHPTWRVEVPNIDLPVEPTKEGWLKIWPHRHQMDGFFIAKLRHLCSTTTAEKSK